One part of the Procambarus clarkii isolate CNS0578487 chromosome 41, FALCON_Pclarkii_2.0, whole genome shotgun sequence genome encodes these proteins:
- the LOC123760984 gene encoding zinc finger protein 271-like, with protein MRFHTGEKSFQCSMCLKKFKNRSNLGKHMRVHTGEKPYQCSVCQKDFAQQSHLAQHTRTHTKEKPYECSVCLKDFQRKSVMLRHMQIHTGKEPYQCSLCLKDFSDRSNLVQHMRIHTGEKPYQCTVCIKDFSERRSLINHMRVHKGENPYQCAVCLKDLSDQTSLIKHMQIHTGEKPFQCSVCLKGFSQKPHLIQHMRVHTGEKPFQCLECLKNFSDKSSLVHHTRIHTGEKPFQCSVCIKSFSQKSHLIKHMRVHTGEKPFQCLMCQQNFSVKSTLVKHMRIHTGEKPYQCSECLKAFSRKANLIEHMRLHTGEKPYQCSVCPKGFSRKPGLVKHMRVHTGEKPYQCLICLKEFSDKSTLVKHNRVHTGEKPYHCPVCLKDFPFKSALVKHRRVHTGEKPCQCLVCLKFFAHKTSLDQHMKLHTEEKSLSVFRMFKKNSYIGETIFNVQNV; from the coding sequence ATGAGATTTCATACAGGTGAGAAATCATTTCAGTGTTCAATGTGTCTGAAAAAATTTAAAAACAGATCAAATTTAGGAAAACATATGAGAGTTCATACAGGTGAGAAACCATATCAgtgttcagtatgtcaaaaagactttgctCAACAGTCACATCTTGCACAGCATACAAGAACGCATACAAAAGAGAAACCTTATGAATGTTCAGTGTGTCTTAAAGACTTCCAACGTAAATCGGTTATGTTACGGCATATGCAAATTCATACAGGAAAGGAACCATATCAGTGCTCACTGTGTCTGAAAGACTTTTCTGACAGATCAAATTTAGTGCAACATATGagaattcatacaggagagaagccATATCAGTGTACAGTGTGCATAAAAGATTTTTCTGAAAGGCGAAGTTTAATAAACCATATGAGAGTTCATAAAGGAGAGAATCCATATCAGTGTGCAGTGTGTCTGAAGGATCTTTCAGATCAAACAAGTCTCATAAAACATATGCAAATTCATACTGGGGAGAAACCATTTCAGTGCTCAGTGTGTCTAAAGGGCTTTTCACAAAAGCCACACCTAATACAGCATATGAgagttcatacaggagagaaaccatttcAGTGTTTGGAGTGTCTAAAAAACTTTTCAGATAAATCCAGTCTTGTTCACCATACTAGAATTCACACAGGAGAGAAACCTTTTCAGTGTTCAGTGTGTATAAAAAGCTTTTCTCAAAAGTCACATCTTATAAAACATATGAgagttcatacaggagagaaaccatttcAGTGCCTAATGTGTCAACAAAATTTTTCAGTTAAATCAACTTTAGTAAAACACATGagaattcatacaggagagaaaccatatcagtgCTCAGAGTGTCTAAAAGCCTTTTCTCGAAAGGCAAATCTAATTGAACATATGAgacttcatacaggagagaaaccctaTCAGTGTTCAGTGTGTCCTAAAGGCTTTTCAAGGAAACCAGGTCTAGTAAAGCATATGAGAGTTCACACAGGAGAGAAACCTTATCAGTGTTTAATATGTCTAAAAGAATTTTCAGATAAATCAACTCTAGTAAAACACAATAGAGTTCATACAggtgagaaaccatatcactgtccaGTGTGTTTAAAAGACTTCCCATTCAAATCAGCTCTGGTAAAACATAGGAGAGTTCATACAGGTGAGAAGCCATGCCAGTGCTTAGTGTGTCTAAAATTCTTTGCACATAAGACTAGTTTAGACCAACATATGAAATTACATACAGAAGAAAAATCATTATCAGTATTCAGAATGTTTAAAAAGAATTCATACATAGGAGAAACCATTTTCAATGTTCAAAATGTTTGA